The following are encoded in a window of Symbiobacterium terraclitae genomic DNA:
- a CDS encoding patatin-like phospholipase family protein, which yields MVRLAQAVFKGGGVKGIALVGALAVAEERGWRWRAVAGTSAGALVAALVAAGYGAEALRRVVHDLDLRSFADPAGWKVASLLLHEGIFKGEKLLAEVERLLSERLGRPRVTFRDLPVACQIVATDLTHRRMLVFPHDLARPPYGLEDPYDFPVADAVRASTAIPFFFQPYRLELPNGVRATLVDGGLLSNFPVHLFQPVGGPAYLPTFGFDLRGGDDELQPTDTPLELVQAMVNTILSARDLSDLENQRYVRTIPIDTAPYRTTQFDLDAEDKEALYQRGRAAAEAFFADPATVAWLQDFAVRRALRPLRAVLSV from the coding sequence ATGGTGCGGCTGGCGCAGGCGGTGTTCAAGGGCGGCGGGGTCAAGGGAATCGCCCTGGTGGGGGCCCTGGCGGTGGCGGAGGAGCGCGGCTGGCGCTGGCGGGCGGTGGCCGGGACGTCGGCCGGCGCGCTGGTGGCCGCCCTCGTCGCGGCGGGCTACGGGGCAGAGGCGCTGCGCCGGGTCGTCCACGACCTGGACCTGCGCAGCTTCGCCGACCCGGCGGGCTGGAAGGTGGCCAGCCTGCTCCTGCACGAGGGGATCTTCAAGGGGGAGAAGCTCCTCGCGGAGGTGGAGCGCCTGCTTTCCGAACGCCTGGGCCGGCCCCGGGTGACGTTCCGCGACCTCCCGGTGGCCTGCCAGATCGTCGCCACGGACCTGACCCACCGGCGCATGCTGGTCTTCCCCCACGACCTGGCCCGTCCTCCCTACGGGCTGGAGGACCCCTACGACTTCCCCGTGGCCGACGCGGTGCGGGCCTCCACGGCCATCCCGTTCTTTTTCCAGCCCTACCGGCTGGAGCTGCCCAATGGCGTCAGGGCCACGCTGGTGGACGGCGGCCTGCTCTCCAACTTCCCGGTGCACCTCTTCCAACCCGTGGGCGGTCCGGCCTACCTGCCCACCTTCGGCTTCGACCTGCGCGGCGGAGACGACGAGCTGCAGCCGACCGACACGCCCCTGGAGCTGGTGCAGGCCATGGTCAACACCATCCTCAGCGCCCGGGACCTGAGCGACCTGGAGAACCAGCGCTACGTCCGCACCATCCCCATCGACACCGCGCCCTACCGCACCACCCAGTTCGACCTGGACGCCGAGGACAAGGAGGCCCTCTACCAGCGCGGGCGAGCCGCTGCCGAGGCCTTCTTCGCCGACCCGGCCACAGTGGCGTGGCTGCAGGACTTCGCCGTGCGCCGCGCCCTGCGCCCGCTGCGCGCCGTACTCTCCGTTTGA
- the proS gene encoding proline--tRNA ligase, whose product MKEEKSFVKEITPQAEDFSRWYIDVIRKAELMDYTPVRGCIVFKPDGYELWERIQAGLDRRFKETGHRNAYFPMLIPESFFQKEKEHVEGFNPELPWVTEAGGEKLEERLALRPTSETIIGHMYAQWIQSYRDLPVLINQWANVFRWEKRTLPFLRTSEFLWQEGHTAHATEEEAREETMRILELYRDFVETEMAIPLYTGQKTPSEKFAGAVDTYSIEAMMKDGKALQAGTSHYLGQNFAKGFEIKFLDRDNQLKYVHTTSWGVSTRLIGALIMVHGDDRGLALPPRLAPIQVIMIPVGPPKFRDKVMARFDPLFDALKAAGVRVKSDLREETPGWKFNEWEMRGVPIRLELGPRDVDSNQCVLARRDTGEKITVSLDEAVERVQALLEEIQRNMYEKAKAFRDANSHLDVDTLEKLKAHIARCEETGELTGFILAGWCGSAACEAKVKEQTKFTSRNIPFDPPERKHTCIHCGGEAKHTVWFARAY is encoded by the coding sequence ATGAAGGAAGAGAAGAGTTTCGTCAAGGAGATCACGCCGCAGGCGGAGGACTTCTCGCGCTGGTATATCGACGTGATCCGCAAGGCCGAGTTGATGGACTACACGCCCGTGCGGGGCTGCATCGTGTTCAAGCCCGACGGCTACGAGCTCTGGGAGCGCATCCAGGCCGGGCTGGACCGTCGGTTCAAGGAGACCGGGCACCGCAACGCCTACTTCCCGATGCTGATCCCCGAGTCCTTCTTCCAGAAGGAGAAGGAGCACGTGGAGGGGTTCAACCCCGAGCTGCCCTGGGTGACCGAGGCCGGCGGCGAGAAGCTGGAGGAGCGGCTGGCGCTGCGGCCCACCTCCGAGACGATCATCGGCCACATGTACGCCCAGTGGATCCAGTCGTACCGCGACCTGCCGGTGCTGATCAACCAGTGGGCCAACGTGTTCCGCTGGGAGAAGCGCACCCTGCCGTTCCTGCGCACCTCCGAGTTCCTCTGGCAGGAGGGGCATACCGCGCACGCCACCGAGGAGGAGGCCCGGGAGGAGACCATGCGGATCCTGGAGCTCTACCGGGACTTCGTGGAGACCGAGATGGCCATCCCGCTCTACACCGGCCAGAAGACCCCGTCCGAGAAGTTCGCCGGCGCGGTGGACACCTACTCCATCGAGGCGATGATGAAGGACGGCAAGGCGCTGCAGGCCGGCACGTCGCACTACCTGGGCCAGAACTTCGCCAAAGGGTTCGAGATCAAGTTCCTCGACCGGGACAACCAGCTGAAGTACGTCCACACCACGTCCTGGGGCGTCTCCACCCGCCTGATCGGCGCCCTGATCATGGTGCACGGCGACGACCGCGGCCTTGCCCTGCCGCCCCGCCTGGCCCCGATCCAGGTGATCATGATCCCGGTCGGCCCGCCCAAGTTCCGGGACAAGGTGATGGCCCGCTTCGACCCGCTCTTCGACGCCCTCAAGGCCGCCGGCGTGCGGGTGAAGTCCGACCTGCGGGAGGAGACCCCGGGCTGGAAGTTCAACGAGTGGGAGATGCGGGGCGTGCCCATCCGGCTTGAACTGGGCCCGCGCGATGTCGACAGCAACCAGTGCGTCCTCGCCCGGCGTGACACTGGCGAGAAGATCACCGTGTCGCTGGACGAGGCGGTGGAGCGGGTTCAGGCCCTGCTGGAGGAGATCCAGCGCAACATGTACGAGAAGGCGAAGGCCTTCCGCGACGCCAACTCGCACCTGGATGTCGACACGCTGGAGAAGCTGAAGGCCCACATCGCCCGCTGCGAGGAGACCGGCGAGCTGACCGGTTTCATCCTGGCCGGCTGGTGCGGCTCCGCGGCGTGCGAGGCGAAGGTGAAGGAGCAGACCAAGTTCACCTCCCGGAACATCCCCTTCGACCCGCCTGAGCGGAAGCACACCTGCATCCACTGCGGCGGCGAGGCGAAGCACACCGTCTGGTTCGCCCGGGCGTACTAG
- a CDS encoding MFS transporter encodes MCLARGRNSTWRIGGFLIYPPTLRLKPQTVYYLWTGFLAFGFATIFTLLPVYYINEAGLTPFQLVLVGTVLESTVFICEVPTGVVADVYSRRLSVIIGTLLLGTGLAIEGALPALAAIFIGEVIRGIGHTLTSGAMEAWLAGEIGEETVGSVYLRGSQVEQGASLLGIAASAVLARWGLQAPILTGALIIFAAGIFLIIAMRETSFVPAARTGRNSWQATLDTARDGLRTIRRSPFLVTFVLIALFVGMSGEGYDRLWEAHLLENIPFPVLLNLQSTTWFGIIAGLSSLLSIAVTETVQRRLDQSHERSVALVLVFCTLAQVAGVLGFAWSGQFFLAVVCHLVGSLCKGIAAPLRNSWLVRSVDPQVRATVLSTVSQADAIGQTAVGPVIGWIGSVRGLRVALSVAGIALSPLVPLFMRAGYAAKQDLVSTAE; translated from the coding sequence ATGTGCCTGGCCAGGGGCAGAAACAGCACCTGGCGGATAGGAGGGTTTCTTATTTACCCCCCGACGCTTAGACTGAAGCCACAGACCGTCTACTATCTCTGGACAGGGTTCCTCGCCTTCGGGTTTGCCACGATCTTCACCCTTCTACCGGTCTACTACATCAACGAAGCAGGATTAACCCCATTTCAGTTAGTGTTGGTTGGGACGGTGCTCGAAAGCACCGTGTTCATCTGTGAAGTACCCACCGGTGTGGTAGCAGACGTCTACAGCCGGCGCCTTTCCGTGATTATCGGCACCCTCCTCCTCGGCACCGGCCTGGCGATCGAGGGGGCCCTTCCTGCTCTGGCCGCCATCTTCATCGGTGAGGTGATCCGCGGTATCGGACACACGCTCACCAGCGGTGCGATGGAGGCCTGGCTGGCCGGCGAGATCGGCGAGGAGACGGTGGGCAGCGTGTACCTTCGGGGGAGCCAGGTGGAACAGGGCGCATCTCTCCTCGGCATTGCAGCTAGCGCAGTGCTTGCGCGCTGGGGCCTGCAGGCACCCATCCTTACCGGTGCCCTGATCATCTTTGCCGCCGGAATCTTCCTGATCATCGCCATGCGTGAGACGTCGTTTGTCCCCGCGGCTCGAACAGGGCGGAACTCGTGGCAGGCAACCCTGGACACCGCACGCGACGGGCTGCGCACCATCCGCCGGAGCCCGTTCCTGGTCACCTTCGTGCTCATCGCGCTCTTCGTAGGCATGTCCGGTGAGGGATACGATCGCCTGTGGGAAGCGCACCTGTTGGAGAACATCCCCTTCCCTGTACTGCTGAACCTCCAGTCGACCACGTGGTTCGGCATCATCGCCGGCCTGTCATCCCTGCTCTCGATCGCCGTTACGGAGACGGTGCAGCGGCGGCTGGACCAGTCGCACGAACGTTCCGTTGCGCTCGTCCTGGTCTTCTGCACCTTAGCCCAGGTTGCGGGAGTCCTGGGGTTCGCCTGGAGCGGCCAGTTCTTCCTGGCTGTGGTCTGCCACCTGGTGGGATCTCTCTGCAAGGGGATCGCAGCTCCTCTGCGCAACAGCTGGCTCGTCCGTTCCGTCGATCCGCAGGTTCGGGCAACGGTGCTCTCCACCGTCAGCCAGGCCGATGCGATCGGGCAGACAGCCGTGGGCCCGGTGATCGGTTGGATCGGCTCGGTGCGTGGGCTTCGTGTTGCGCTGAGCGTTGCGGGGATCGCACTGTCCCCGCTGGTACCCCTGTTCATGCGGGCCGGATACGCAGCCAAGCAGGATCTGGTCAGCACGGCAGAGTAG
- a CDS encoding YdcF family protein translates to MRISEIDLEALSNRQLGRLVLGYQPYCGEAGDVIFVFGGRTLDRVQQAAGLYQAGKAPLLLLSGGTKFGRRDQAEAIAMQEEALRLGVPPEAILIETESNHTVENVLCSLVVLHRRVGLHRIRRLIAVTRPWHVRRSLLALRTYLPRWIEAVSCPVDLPGFDPDRWWDHPEAAWRVPREARKLVAYAREGFVADEEVAL, encoded by the coding sequence GTGCGCATCTCGGAGATCGACCTGGAGGCGCTGAGCAACCGCCAACTCGGCCGCCTCGTCCTGGGATACCAGCCCTACTGCGGTGAGGCTGGCGACGTCATCTTCGTGTTCGGCGGGCGGACTCTGGACCGCGTACAGCAGGCTGCAGGGCTCTACCAAGCCGGGAAGGCGCCGCTGCTACTCCTCTCCGGCGGAACGAAGTTCGGCCGGCGGGACCAGGCGGAGGCCATCGCAATGCAGGAGGAGGCGCTGCGTCTCGGCGTCCCGCCGGAGGCGATCCTGATCGAGACCGAATCCAACCACACCGTCGAAAACGTGCTCTGCTCGCTGGTGGTACTGCACCGCCGCGTGGGTCTCCACCGCATCCGCCGGCTGATCGCCGTCACCCGGCCCTGGCACGTCCGCCGGTCGCTGCTGGCGCTGCGGACCTACCTGCCGCGCTGGATCGAGGCGGTCTCATGCCCGGTGGACCTCCCCGGTTTCGACCCAGATCGCTGGTGGGACCACCCCGAGGCCGCCTGGCGGGTCCCGCGGGAGGCGCGGAAACTGGTGGCCTACGCGCGGGAAGGGTTCGTGGCCGACGAGGAGGTCGCGCTCTGA
- the ispG gene encoding flavodoxin-dependent (E)-4-hydroxy-3-methylbut-2-enyl-diphosphate synthase yields the protein MTERRMTRAVRVGNLQIGGGAPISVQSMTKCDTRNVPEVLAQIRALEEAGCDIVRVAAPTMEAAECFKEIRQGCRIPLVADVHFDYRIALKVLEAGIDKLRINPGNIGARWKVEEVVRACKDRGVPIRIGVNAGSLEDEFLEKYGYPTPDGMVESALKHVAILEELNFTDIVISIKASRVDMMIEAYRKLAEKVDYPLHVGVTEAGTPFAGTIKSAVGIGTILAEGIGDTVRVSLSTDCTEEVRVGYEILKALGLRTRGINIISCPSCGRVQIDLVRVANEVERRLQHIDVPLNVAVMGCVVNGPGEAAEADVALFGGRGVGMLYVGGEQVRKTTEEEMVESLVELVEQKVAEIKASGQQLTGYSRHARG from the coding sequence ATGACGGAGCGGAGGATGACGAGGGCCGTACGGGTGGGGAACCTGCAGATCGGCGGGGGTGCCCCCATCTCCGTGCAGTCCATGACCAAGTGCGACACGCGCAACGTGCCCGAGGTGCTGGCGCAGATCCGCGCCCTGGAGGAGGCGGGCTGCGACATCGTCCGCGTGGCCGCCCCCACGATGGAGGCGGCGGAATGCTTCAAGGAGATCCGCCAGGGGTGCAGGATCCCGCTGGTGGCGGACGTGCACTTCGACTACCGGATCGCGCTGAAGGTGCTGGAGGCCGGCATCGACAAGCTGCGCATCAACCCTGGCAACATCGGCGCCCGCTGGAAGGTGGAGGAGGTCGTCCGGGCCTGCAAGGACCGGGGCGTGCCGATCCGCATCGGCGTCAACGCCGGGTCGCTGGAGGACGAGTTCCTGGAGAAGTACGGCTACCCCACGCCCGACGGCATGGTGGAGTCGGCGCTGAAGCACGTGGCCATCCTGGAGGAGCTGAACTTCACGGACATCGTCATCTCCATCAAGGCCTCGCGGGTCGACATGATGATCGAGGCCTACCGCAAGCTGGCCGAGAAGGTCGACTACCCGCTGCACGTGGGCGTCACCGAGGCGGGCACGCCGTTTGCCGGTACGATCAAGTCCGCGGTGGGCATCGGCACCATCCTGGCCGAGGGCATCGGCGACACGGTCCGGGTCTCGCTCTCCACCGACTGCACCGAGGAGGTGCGGGTGGGCTACGAGATCCTGAAGGCGCTGGGCCTGCGCACCCGGGGCATTAACATCATCTCGTGCCCCTCCTGCGGCCGGGTCCAGATCGACCTGGTGCGGGTGGCCAACGAGGTGGAGCGGCGCCTGCAGCACATCGACGTGCCCCTGAACGTGGCCGTGATGGGCTGCGTGGTCAACGGCCCCGGCGAGGCGGCCGAGGCCGACGTGGCGCTCTTCGGCGGCCGCGGCGTGGGCATGCTCTACGTGGGCGGCGAGCAGGTGCGCAAGACCACCGAGGAAGAGATGGTGGAGTCGCTGGTGGAGCTGGTGGAGCAGAAGGTCGCCGAGATCAAGGCCTCGGGCCAGCAGCTCACCGGCTACAGCCGCCACGCTCGGGGGTAG
- a CDS encoding M50 family metallopeptidase — MTLAHWLWAVPVFGLMIFVHELGHFAAAKFFGIRVHEFALGFGPSVLRFAKGGTRYSLRAVPLGGFVRMAGMDPDEPEDPAGFSNKPVYARALTILAGPLMNFLLASLLLSAFAYARWAEAPVIGQTLAECGGQPCPVAVAGLQPGDLVLEIDGEPVGAWSEVRLRVAGSGGAPLEVRLARDGRQFSAVLTPVQVEGEYVLGIRQATPSVWRALAWGPAMTCRYAGTWIGWLVDTVTGRQPVELYGPVGMTRAIATEASAGVTNLLALTAALSINLGLFNLLPIPALDGAHLLFMAVEAVRGRRLDPEFVGMAHFFGLLLLVGLTLVVTYGDLRAAILGS, encoded by the coding sequence ATGACCCTGGCGCACTGGTTGTGGGCGGTCCCGGTCTTCGGGCTCATGATCTTCGTCCACGAACTCGGCCACTTCGCCGCGGCCAAGTTCTTCGGCATCCGCGTGCACGAGTTCGCCCTGGGCTTCGGCCCCAGCGTGCTCCGCTTCGCCAAGGGCGGGACGCGCTACAGTCTGCGGGCGGTTCCGCTGGGCGGCTTCGTCCGCATGGCGGGCATGGATCCCGACGAGCCCGAGGATCCGGCAGGCTTCAGCAACAAGCCGGTCTACGCCCGGGCGCTGACCATCCTGGCCGGCCCCCTCATGAACTTCCTGCTGGCCTCCCTGCTGCTCTCCGCTTTCGCTTACGCCAGGTGGGCGGAGGCGCCGGTCATCGGCCAGACCCTCGCGGAGTGCGGGGGGCAGCCCTGTCCCGTTGCCGTCGCCGGGCTGCAGCCGGGTGACCTGGTACTGGAAATCGATGGCGAGCCGGTCGGCGCCTGGTCGGAGGTCCGGCTTCGCGTGGCCGGCTCGGGCGGCGCACCGCTGGAAGTCCGGCTGGCGCGGGACGGCAGGCAGTTCAGCGCGGTGCTGACCCCGGTGCAGGTGGAGGGGGAGTACGTCCTCGGGATTCGGCAGGCGACCCCTTCCGTGTGGAGAGCCCTGGCCTGGGGCCCCGCGATGACCTGCCGGTATGCCGGGACCTGGATCGGCTGGCTGGTCGACACCGTGACCGGGCGGCAGCCGGTGGAGCTGTACGGCCCGGTGGGCATGACGCGTGCGATCGCCACGGAAGCCTCAGCCGGCGTGACCAACCTGCTGGCGCTGACCGCGGCCCTCTCCATCAACCTGGGGCTGTTCAACCTGCTGCCGATCCCGGCGCTGGACGGCGCGCATCTGCTGTTCATGGCAGTGGAGGCGGTCCGGGGCCGCAGGCTGGACCCGGAGTTCGTCGGCATGGCGCACTTCTTCGGGCTCCTGCTGCTGGTGGGGCTCACGCTGGTCGTGACCTACGGCGACCTGCGGGCCGCAATTCTTGGGAGCTGA
- a CDS encoding M50 family metallopeptidase, producing MTLIDWLWAIPVFGLMIFMHELGHFAVAKFFGIRVHEFALGFGPSVLGFDRGETRYSLRAIPLGGFVRMAGMDASEQDDPAGFNSKPIHARALTIFAGPFMNFLLASILLSVFVWVQGEPLQEPIIGQIVTDCEGQPCPAKVGGLQPGDRVLAIGGKPVGTWRDIPTYVAETGGQPVEIRVERGGQQLNLVLTPVQVGDDYLIGIRQAFRRGSFWKALAQGPSITYGYSKAWVVSLIDVVVGRAPMELSGPVGITREIATQASAGVTNLLWLTAFLSINLGLFNLLPIPALDGSHLLFMAVEAIRGRKLDPERVNMVHFFGFLLLMGLILVVTYGDLRSAILGR from the coding sequence GTGACCCTGATCGACTGGCTGTGGGCAATCCCGGTCTTCGGGTTGATGATCTTCATGCACGAGCTTGGCCACTTCGCCGTGGCCAAGTTCTTCGGCATCCGCGTGCACGAGTTTGCGCTGGGCTTCGGCCCGAGCGTCCTGGGCTTCGACCGGGGCGAGACCCGGTACAGCCTGCGCGCGATCCCGTTGGGGGGATTCGTGCGCATGGCCGGCATGGACGCGTCCGAGCAGGACGACCCGGCCGGGTTCAACAGCAAGCCGATCCACGCGCGGGCGCTGACGATCTTTGCCGGCCCCTTCATGAACTTCCTGCTGGCCTCCATCCTGCTCTCGGTCTTCGTCTGGGTGCAGGGCGAGCCCCTGCAGGAGCCGATCATCGGCCAGATCGTCACGGACTGCGAGGGGCAGCCGTGCCCGGCGAAGGTCGGCGGCCTGCAGCCCGGCGACCGGGTGCTGGCGATCGGCGGCAAGCCGGTGGGGACCTGGCGGGACATTCCGACCTATGTGGCCGAGACCGGCGGCCAGCCCGTGGAGATCCGGGTGGAGCGCGGCGGGCAGCAGCTCAACCTTGTGCTGACCCCGGTGCAGGTGGGAGACGACTACCTCATCGGGATCCGGCAGGCGTTCCGGCGCGGCTCCTTCTGGAAGGCGCTGGCCCAGGGCCCGTCGATCACCTACGGGTACTCGAAGGCCTGGGTAGTCTCGCTGATCGACGTCGTGGTCGGTCGGGCGCCGATGGAGCTGTCGGGGCCGGTGGGCATCACCCGGGAGATCGCGACCCAGGCATCGGCCGGGGTGACCAACCTGCTCTGGCTGACGGCCTTCCTCTCGATCAACCTCGGCCTCTTCAACCTGCTGCCGATCCCGGCGCTGGACGGCTCGCACCTGCTCTTCATGGCGGTGGAGGCGATCCGCGGCCGTAAGCTGGACCCCGAGCGGGTCAACATGGTGCACTTCTTCGGCTTCCTGCTGCTGATGGGGCTGATCCTGGTGGTCACCTACGGCGACCTCCGGTCTGCGATTCTGGGGCGGTGA
- a CDS encoding 1-deoxy-D-xylulose-5-phosphate reductoisomerase has translation MKKAIAILGSTGSIGTQALDVIAHLPDRFRVVALAAGRQVDLLADQACRHRPKLLAVATEELAGELRRRLQALAPEYRPEIAWGDGGLERVATHPESELVLTSVVGALGVRPTLAAIQAGKDIALANKETLVAAGELVMAAARARGVRIIPVDSEHSAIFQSLGGADPSRVRRILLTASGGPFRGWKDLSGVTREAALRHPRWNMGAKVTIDSATLMNKALEMIEAYWLFGVDMAHIEVVVHPQSILHSAVEFCDGSIIAQLGPTDMRLPIQYALCYPERCEGVTEPLDLAALGSLTFERPDVETFPSLNYARQAITMGGTMPAVLNAANEVAVERFLAGEIPFTGIFKLVSGVMGRHEVVHQPDLEAIFAADRWARAVARQQVVSA, from the coding sequence ATGAAGAAAGCCATCGCCATCCTCGGGTCCACCGGCTCCATCGGCACCCAGGCGCTCGACGTGATCGCCCACCTCCCGGACCGCTTCCGGGTGGTGGCCCTGGCGGCCGGGAGGCAGGTGGACCTGTTGGCGGATCAGGCCTGTCGCCACCGCCCGAAGCTGCTCGCGGTGGCCACCGAGGAGCTGGCCGGCGAGCTGCGCCGGCGGCTGCAGGCCCTGGCGCCCGAGTACCGTCCGGAGATCGCCTGGGGCGACGGCGGGCTGGAGCGGGTGGCGACACACCCCGAGAGCGAGCTGGTGCTCACCTCCGTGGTGGGTGCCCTCGGCGTGCGCCCGACCCTGGCGGCCATCCAGGCCGGCAAGGACATCGCGCTGGCCAACAAGGAGACGCTGGTGGCCGCCGGTGAGCTGGTGATGGCCGCGGCGCGGGCCCGCGGGGTGCGGATCATCCCGGTGGACTCGGAGCACTCCGCCATCTTCCAGTCCCTTGGCGGCGCGGACCCCTCCCGGGTGCGGCGGATCCTGCTCACAGCCTCCGGCGGTCCGTTCCGGGGCTGGAAGGACCTCTCGGGCGTGACGCGTGAGGCTGCCCTGCGCCACCCGCGCTGGAACATGGGGGCCAAGGTCACCATCGACAGCGCCACGCTGATGAACAAGGCGCTGGAGATGATCGAGGCCTACTGGCTCTTCGGTGTGGACATGGCGCACATCGAGGTGGTGGTCCATCCCCAGTCGATCCTGCACTCGGCGGTGGAGTTCTGCGACGGCAGCATCATCGCCCAGCTGGGTCCGACGGACATGCGGCTGCCCATCCAGTACGCCCTCTGCTACCCGGAGCGGTGCGAGGGCGTCACCGAGCCGCTGGATCTGGCGGCCCTGGGCAGCCTGACCTTCGAGCGCCCGGACGTGGAGACCTTCCCTTCCTTGAACTACGCGCGACAGGCCATTACAATGGGGGGGACGATGCCGGCGGTGCTCAACGCTGCCAACGAGGTCGCGGTGGAGCGGTTCCTCGCCGGCGAGATTCCGTTTACGGGGATCTTCAAGTTGGTTTCCGGGGTGATGGGGCGCCATGAGGTGGTCCACCAGCCCGATCTGGAGGCGATTTTCGCCGCGGACCGGTGGGCCCGGGCGGTGGCGCGGCAACAGGTGGTGAGTGCGTGA
- the ytvI gene encoding sporulation integral membrane protein YtvI produces the protein MDRTWLFSVLGLTGFLLISWALLTYGLPVVFPFVLALLVAELMEPPVRWLVRRARLPRSLAVALVLLIVVGALGGLLTVGIAYLVGEIRTLISNLPYLYTAGLDLSGQLLAKLEELVGNLPETVQQQINVNLAKLQSHLGTYLEGLAGKLGIVTSVPGFLINVVITLVATFFMARDRSQIGAFLLSLFPVGWRDQIRQVKTEVWNNAIGWAKAQALLITITAVVSMIGLAIIGARYVVLGGLLIGLADVLPIIGPGAVFVPWALYSAFTGNLWLAVKLLIVYAIVSASRQMLESKVVGDRVGLHPLAVLLAIYLGIKFFGALGVLFGPLITILLKAMITSGLLPIFPDESRKR, from the coding sequence TTGGACCGGACCTGGCTCTTTTCGGTGCTCGGCCTCACTGGTTTCCTGCTCATCTCCTGGGCGCTCCTGACCTACGGGCTGCCCGTGGTGTTCCCGTTCGTGCTGGCCCTGCTGGTCGCCGAACTGATGGAGCCCCCGGTCCGCTGGCTCGTGCGCCGGGCCCGCCTGCCCCGGTCGCTGGCGGTGGCCCTGGTCCTGCTGATCGTGGTGGGCGCCCTGGGCGGGCTGCTCACCGTGGGCATCGCCTACCTGGTGGGCGAGATCCGCACGCTGATCAGCAACCTCCCGTACCTCTACACGGCGGGCCTCGACCTCTCGGGGCAGCTGCTCGCCAAGCTGGAGGAGCTGGTCGGCAACCTGCCGGAGACGGTGCAGCAGCAGATCAACGTCAATCTCGCCAAGCTCCAGTCCCACCTGGGTACTTATCTGGAGGGCCTGGCCGGCAAGCTGGGCATCGTGACCAGCGTCCCCGGCTTCCTGATTAACGTGGTCATCACGCTGGTGGCTACGTTCTTCATGGCCCGGGACCGCTCCCAGATCGGCGCGTTCCTGCTCTCGCTCTTCCCCGTCGGCTGGCGCGACCAGATCCGGCAGGTGAAGACCGAGGTCTGGAACAACGCCATCGGTTGGGCGAAGGCACAGGCGCTGCTGATCACGATCACGGCCGTGGTCTCGATGATCGGCCTCGCCATCATCGGCGCGCGATACGTGGTGCTGGGCGGACTGCTCATCGGCCTGGCGGACGTCCTGCCGATCATCGGCCCCGGCGCCGTCTTCGTGCCCTGGGCGCTCTACTCCGCCTTCACCGGCAACCTCTGGCTGGCCGTGAAGCTGCTGATCGTCTACGCCATCGTCAGCGCCAGCAGGCAGATGCTGGAGTCGAAGGTGGTGGGCGACCGGGTGGGCCTGCACCCGCTGGCGGTGCTGCTGGCCATCTACCTGGGCATCAAGTTCTTCGGCGCCCTCGGCGTGCTCTTCGGGCCGCTGATCACGATCCTGCTGAAGGCGATGATCACCTCGGGGCTGCTGCCGATCTTCCCCGACGAAAGCCGCAAGCGTTGA
- a CDS encoding phosphatidate cytidylyltransferase gives MLVRILTGLVGIPVFLGLLFLGRWPLLALVTGMGLVAFYEYSRLGRAMGFNPSLPLGGAAVLALLLTAGLMPPDGLYLGAVLALSAMVILSRSLFRPESFSVVDALMTLAGVLYVGLFSHLLLLRRLGGGSGWDVGLAWVGLAFLCTWGADTMAYFVGISLGRHKLAPKISPQKSVEGLLGGVAGAAAVGLLLAPTVGVLHWHGALLGVAIALVATLGDLTESALKRAAGVKDSGRLLPGHGGVLDRFDSSLFVLPFVYYIATLIFGLS, from the coding sequence GTGCTCGTTCGCATTCTGACGGGCCTGGTGGGTATACCGGTGTTCCTGGGCCTGCTTTTTCTCGGGCGGTGGCCCCTCCTCGCGCTGGTCACGGGGATGGGCCTTGTTGCCTTCTACGAGTATTCGCGCCTGGGGCGGGCCATGGGCTTCAACCCCTCGCTGCCCCTGGGCGGCGCAGCCGTGCTCGCCCTCCTGCTCACGGCGGGGCTGATGCCGCCCGACGGCCTCTACCTGGGGGCGGTCCTCGCCCTCTCCGCCATGGTGATCCTCTCCCGGTCGCTCTTCCGGCCGGAGTCGTTTTCCGTCGTCGACGCGCTGATGACCCTGGCCGGCGTGCTCTACGTGGGGCTCTTCAGCCACCTCCTGCTGCTGCGCAGGCTCGGCGGCGGGAGCGGCTGGGATGTGGGCCTGGCGTGGGTGGGCCTCGCCTTCCTCTGCACCTGGGGCGCCGACACCATGGCCTACTTTGTGGGGATCTCGCTGGGCCGGCACAAGCTGGCGCCGAAGATATCGCCGCAGAAGTCCGTGGAAGGGCTGCTGGGCGGCGTGGCCGGCGCGGCGGCGGTGGGCCTGCTCCTCGCGCCGACCGTTGGCGTTCTCCACTGGCACGGGGCGCTCCTCGGGGTCGCCATCGCCCTGGTGGCGACGCTGGGCGACCTGACGGAGTCGGCGCTGAAGCGTGCCGCGGGCGTGAAGGACTCGGGCAGGCTGCTTCCGGGACACGGGGGCGTGCTGGACCGGTTTGACAGTAGCCTGTTTGTCCTGCCGTTCGTCTACTATATAGCGACACTGATATTCGGGCTCTCGTGA